CCCCATTTCTCAGTCTAACTAGCTTgtctcctgcttgttaaaattgggtcaaaagagaagtgctttggggctggagcgatagcacagcgggtaaggcatttgccttgcacgcggccgaccccggttcaattcccagcatcccatatggtcggtcccctgagcaccgccaggggtaattcctgagtgcagagccaggagtgacccctgtgcatcaccagatgtgacgcaaaaagaaaaagagagagagagagagagagagagagagaagtgcttgtTGTTACAAAGCCggcaaaaatttatgaaaaaggaatccatgctgcagttttttcatttgctatcccttattcactgagaagcttcagTCCTTTTATAGGACACCAAaaatggtttctgtttgctgaaaaaaaaagtaaaacctttgggggatggggagttggggggctggagggacctaaaataaaagtattttattgagaaaaaaaagtaaaacctcGTTCTCGcctttccacctggcctggcatccaactcccagagactgggtcTCTGTAAAGGACTTTATGTCTCTGACTAATTTTacctaaatcatttttaattctattagaacttatttcCTTTGAGCTATCCTGAATTTCCCAATGTTTTTCCGCTGATGtcatttcatcagagcaattcaaaaaattcaagGTGAACAGTGCTCTGCATAGTTGCTGTCTAGGAGAATTCGTATATATTCCCCGTTTTTGTCTAAGCAACATATCTTTAAGCGAATGATTTGGTTGTTCAATGTTTTGTCCCGTACTGTTATATGAAATTCCCGTAATATGATTGAtaccataagcagagaaaaaatcAAGCATTTTTGCAGAGGTATAAGCAAGCACATtatcagttttcattgtcttAGGAACACCCATAACAGCAAATGCTTCTAACAAACGAGTAATCACAGCTCCTGCTTTTTCCGAAGATAACGCAGAAGCCCATCAAAAATATGAATAGGTATCAATTGattgatgaacatatttttgtttaccaaaagCTGGGACAATAgttacatccatttgccaaatttcatttgtctttatacCTCGAGGATTAGCTCCCAAAGGCATATGAGGCATATTGATTGCTTGACAAGTAGTACATTGCCTAATAATGTCTTTAGCTTGCTTCCAAGTAAGGGCATATTTGGTTTTCAACACACGAGCATTTTGATGATGTAAGGCATgagatttttctgcatttattactAAAGCAACCAACTTATCAGCTCAATCATTGCCTTGAACTAACGAACCAGGAAGACACGTATAGGCTCACATACAAGCAATGTATAAAGGATGTTTACGGTATCTCAAAACTTGCtgcaaatttttaaagaaaaaatctgagtcactcaaaggcaaagcaacagTAAATATATGATTGACAGTCCAAGCTGCATACTGAGAGTCCATTACAATATTTATTGGTTCAGAATAATTTtgcaaaagataaataattgcaaacaattcattcttctgaactgatttatatggagtttgtaaaaacttatcattttgcatatcagtataagcagcctttccttctATAATAGCATCTGTGAAGAATGTAACAGCGGACTCAATAGGTTAAGCTTTTAAAATGTTAGGCCAAATTcaattagtaaatttaagaaactgaaatatcttttgttttggaaagttgttatgaattttgcccagataattagtgcaagcaatttgccaatcttcatcaGTTTCCCATAACTCTTGAATTTGCTCACTAGTCCATAGTACAATAATTTCATTAGCATCACTCCCTATTAATTGTTTAgttcttcttcctttgaaaattatttgagatattttgtttacataagtaaccaatgttttactagacttgttatgtaaaaaactccattccacaatattagttcctggtaccaaaatcccagtaggagaatgtAAAGTATGCAACACTATCACATTTGAACTTTCTAAAGAGTCAATTCTATCCAGCTGAGCCTTATTAATGATctcctcaattatttctaattctttttcagctgctgggctaaGTTGCCTCAGACTATTTAAACAGGGATCACTTTCCAATgattgaaacaaattttgtaggtcATAGGTTGGAATACCCAAGGAAGGCCATAgacaatttatatttcctaatagtttttgaaagtcatttaaagtttttaatttatctttccgAATTTGGATCTTTTGAGGTGTCATTTTACTCTTTCATATTATTTGTcccaaaaattcccaaggaaccttATGTTGAATTTggtcctgtgcaatttttaaaacccatgactctagttcataagttatagccataaactttctgcaaatttatttgaggtggagcagtgatagaatatcatccatatgggtgaataattttgacttggggtactgtgccctaattatatccaatggttgattaacaaaatattgacacatcatgggactattcatcatcccttgaagcaaaacagtccagtgatatcttttagtaagagtttcactatttaaggaaggcacggtaaaggcaaatttttctctatcttcttctctcaaagggatggtatagaaacaatcctttagatcaattgtaataatattccattgtttggGAATAATGGCCAAATTAGGTAAGCCTATTTGCAAAGGGCCCActggttccatgcagtcattaacttttcttagatcacttaacattcgccatttaccagtctttttcttgataacaaatactggtgaatttCAGGGACTAGAgctgaaaacaatatgtcccaattcaaactgttatgtatctaattcatttaaagccttgagtttttcttttgttatggaCCACTGCTCAACCaaaacaggctgaacctttttccagactattgggagagtTGTTCTTCGAGcagcggcccaaattaaaaaggcgattgctgagacaccactttttctttaatatatttcacaccaagtttcTGCAACAAATCTcgtgatagctattggagcaacATATGTCTGGATGACtgccgtgtctccatcaggatcactacattgaagaggttgcacactctgttgaacatcagtgaccactcccatagcagaaaaagtaacgtccacacaacGCTTTTGCCAAACCATTTGTCAATGATGAGAGgtgacaacagtaacatcagcactTGAATCTAACATACCCATCAGTTTTGTTCCATCCTCAAAAGTCATAACCAAAGTAGGCTTATAATGAGTCatcttttttgcccaaaatattcCTGCATtgtgcttccaaaatcaccttttcttttcatgcctgtattttttcctagtatgAATGGAATCAAAAGGAGTTGAGCAATACATTcccctttaaatattttgatatccgcttgaacagtgactataattgagatttcatttacaaaatcactgtcaatgagtcccacttttacgTTAACACCTCACAAAGTCATACTGCTTCTCCCAAGgatcaatcctgctgttccttttggaagggggccataaacattaattggaattttataaattttattaggagtcaaaaacaaatcctgtaaaactgaaatatcagtGGCTACCCTTCCTTCCATTGCTCTCATAAGGTCAATATAAGACAGTTTTTTGCCAATGCTGCTACATTTTGCAGAGGTTTCAAGATAACACCATgcctttagacaggtcttattaacagcttctgAAATGTTTGCCTCCAAATGAACTTGTTCTTccgctaaagcccacttgccagtgcctaaaatctggttcacagtgataCCAacatgttttggtgttttaattctagcaaatttctcagcctcttctaTCCATcaagatttaaattgtacatattgagaattttctaacactgccattgcaagagtttgccaatcaagaggaattacagtattagcttccgcaaaattttcaagaagggctAACACatagaagtaacaccataggtggtcacagcttgccTAAGCGAGgacagaaacttaaaaggaacaggctcatattcccctgcctgtctaTTTCTTTGCACATCAGGATTATAAGCGACTagaaaagccataaactgagcaggctgttgactcaattttgccttatataaaggagcttcagatttttgcatcagagaatgcaactcaggagtaagcttaaaacagcaacacagagattcctcttccctattcttatataaGTGAGCGGAAGgaactgccaaagggtcaggatcaatgataccctgtacagcaggGATGAcccttctttcagaagggtggtgcatctcaagTTACTTCATTTCTCTAATTagtttatctaattttttattaacttttctcaactcttgGGCATTTacaacctcttttattttttttaaatttatttatttttaattagtgaatcaccatgagggtacagttacagatttatacatttttgtgctcatgtttccaccatacaaagtttgagaacccatcccttcaccagtgcccattctccaccaccggtacacctaacatccctcctaccctccccattcccgtctccccccaccccaccctgccactgtggcagggcatttccttttgttctctctctctcattaggtgttgtggttagcaatagaggtgttgagtggccactgtgttcagtcacTAGACCACATTCTgcccgcatcacctttccccccgcatggcctccgaccgcattatacttggtgatcccttctctaagaatagcagaaataagtaccaggaggttgattccatggcttggaagctggccttacattctggggagagggcaacttacAACCTCTTTTAAAACCGaattctctgtctctgactcaaaGCTGTCAGACTCCGAccgggcaggtgaatcatcagtttgatatgaatcaccagataatatagatgctgttggcttagcacaaaatttaggctgaatcaaagattcttccccactcttctctaacacaggagtttctctgTAAGTTGCTTTGAAAACTTATGCATTATACAACTTTTCCCCTACTTTTTTCCAACGTCTTAAATTAAATTGTTCTCTATCTTTTTGCTTAAACCAGTGACAATACCTTTTTACTCTCTCAAGGAGGTGTAGCTTTATCTGTTCCTTCAatggcagaccagctgcttttgttagagagttCTGGATGTCAACATAGGTATCCTGCTGTGATGTTACAGAATTACCCattactctttttccttttcttcctttatttattctttatttccttctccctttctttctccttttcttcttttccctttctttctttctttctctcatctatgtttctttatttctttctccctttctttctcttattctttctttctatctacatttctttattccctttctctttttctttctttctttcttcgttctttctatatctcttttattccctttttctctttttattcttctttctttctatctatatttctttattccctttctttctctttgtcttctacctttccttctttcttttctttctttctttcatctatatctcttttattccctttctctttttcttcttcctttctttctatctatatttctgtatttcctttctctttcttcttcttcctttctttctacctatatttctttattccctttctttctctttttcttcttcctttctttctttccttctttctatctatatttctttactcccttactttctctttttcttcttcttcctttctttctatctgtatttctttattccctttctttctctttttcctcttcttcttttctttctttctatctatatgtctttatttcctttctttatctttttcttcttttcccttctttctttctatccatatctctttttctttctttctatctttatttctttctccctttctctttttcttcttctctttctttctatgtttctttatttcatttatttctctttttcttcttcttccttcctttcttactaTCTATATCTCTttcattccctttctctttttcctcttctttttttctttctatctatgcttctttattccctttctttctatttttcttcttcttactttctttctatctatatttctttattttctttctttttcttcttttcccttctttctttctatccatatctctatttctttctttctttctctttatttctatctttatttctttctccctttctttctctttcttcttcctttctttctttctgtttctttattccctttatttctctttttcttcttcctttcttcctatctatatttcttcatttatttctctctttctttctttctctttcttttttctcttcctctctttctttctccctttctttctcttttttcttcctttcttcctttctatctatatttctttatcccctttcttttttcttcttccttccttcttttctttctttatatatttccttatttctttatttatctctccttttctttatttcttccatacCAGGCTTTTATCTCCGAGCCTCACACTGGGCGccatatgttgcagtaaggtttcaTTAGACAGTCTGGGGCAATAAGATATGCACGAGAAAGAAACACTTTTTGGAGGATCACAAAACTGTATCTGGTGTTGTTCtgtgccagagagcagcctgttcagccccttttattaactagtttGATGTTCTAACAAGTGACATttagccacataggcagaatatgcaaattaaaagtcaacggaaacagtaccaaagtcagttacataactggaagcatagtcagttaaagtaacagcaacagaaaaacaattttaacatcCAACCCTAGCTAGTCCTgggattgtgagatgttgtacaccaacaaccCGCCATCTGGGATAACTGTCAGAAATACCACTCATTGGATTCAACATTATATTTCTTCACTAATTAGTAAAAACTGAGTGATGTTGGGCTGgcattcagtgggtagggcatttgccttgcagacttCCACCTTGGTTCAATGCACaacaccccgagcactgccaagagtaattcggtatttttttcattaaaaaaaatttattttcataaggttgttcaaattaattaatttttcaacaccaatctcaccaccattataccttcccaccatcattattttgaattttcccaccaccattcaagcttgcctgccaggggcagatgctagataattaattttctattgcttacTATGAATATCGTGGTAAGTCTTTTGCTTTTGAGACTACGcatttctgaaattctaaaattgtaagtggttgtggtccagagacatctctgtagggagctaatccattttgagattcatttgggagtctctgaatCAAGGCCATTGATGTCCTGAGAAGGTGCCCAGAGGAAGTTTgcgggcatgacagccaggaccccaagtgggCTGGGAGACAGGAGGGCTGCTCGCTTCCGTTCCTGCCTGGAGTCTTAGTTCCTGAAcctgtgtacctgggtttttcttctgggagCTGATGGCTaccagggtttcatctggagtgggcagacATGACACATCCACTCCATGTGAGGTGCCCTGGTGACACTGGCTGGGTATGGGGTCCATAGAGATCTCTGACAAACTTTGTCTTCCAGGCTTCacaaaggagtaattcctgagtgcagaaccaagagtaacccttgagcatcaccggggtgataaaaaaaaaaaagaaaaaaaccttacgTGATAAAAGACAAGTAGtaacaggagaaaaaaaggaatgtggtagtttttatttattttgggtacatacttggcatttctcagggcttatacctggctttgTCCTTGAGTGAAAAGCTTGAACCATGATTACTTACTTACAAAGCAAGTATCCTAGTCCatgtactttctctccatcctttACAGTATGTAATGCTCTTGGAAATGAGTAAGGAGAATTGAGCATCTCCTCTTAACAGCAGAATTTTCTTGCTAACCCATCTGATGAAATGACATATCTATTCATTGATAAACCTGAATTCAGCTCTACATGTGAAAATCCAGTTCATCTTGGTTTCTGACTCACAAAAGTGATATGATCATAGACTGTACCATGAACCCAGTCAACCCAGACCAGTGTTTTGCAGATTAAAATTCTGTGTCTAATAATTTCCTCCGAGTAAGGATTATACAAGAGCCAAGGCTATACACTTGGAAAGAACCAAGAACTTGACATATTCGTGATGTTACCCTAATTGTTCATGCAAAGTGAGTATTGCTCACAGGCTAGCAATGGTCAGACATTGGGAGCCCCCGTTTAGCATCAATGGCTGAGTAGGAAGGGACAGTCACCAGAGAATCGGGGTGCAAATGACCGTCCCCAATTGCTTATGACTTTTACTCTCCTGTAGGACCACTggcaaagaagacaaagaagaaaaactggaaaGATGGACTCCAGCAACCTGGCCATAGGAATGATCTTCCTTCTGCAGACCACAGTGGGAATCTCAGGGAATTTCTGCCTTGGTCATTATATCTTCCTGCGCTTCACCACATGCAGGAGGAGACCCACGGATTTGATTCTCCAGCATCTGATCATCGCCAACTTCTTGGTTATTGTCTCCAAAGGAGTCACCAATACAATGGCAGCACTTTGGCGAACCTACTTCTTCACTGAGGTTGGATGCAAACTTGTATTCTATGTCCACAGAGTGGGAAGGGGAGTGTCCATTGGCTCCACCACCCTCTTGAGCCTCTTCCAGTTCATCACCATCAGCCCTCCAAACTCCAGGTGGGCGGGCATCAAAACTAAACTTCCCAGGTGGGTTGGCATCTCCAGTTTGTTCTGCTGGGTGCTGTTTATATTAACAAATTTAGTTACTCCATTACATGTAACTAGCAAATGGATCAGCAGAAACATTACGACAATTAAAGATTTGTGGTACTGTAACAGCGTCCTCAGGGACGAAGTCACCACCTCACTCGCCTCAGCACTGCTCCTACTCCCCGATGTGCTGTGTTTGGGACTCATGCTCTGGGCCAGCAGCTCCATGGTTCTCATCCTGTACCGGCACAAGAAGCGGGTTCAGCACCTGCA
This Sorex araneus isolate mSorAra2 chromosome 8, mSorAra2.pri, whole genome shotgun sequence DNA region includes the following protein-coding sequences:
- the LOC101558549 gene encoding vomeronasal type-1 receptor 4-like; the encoded protein is MDSSNLAIGMIFLLQTTVGISGNFCLGHYIFLRFTTCRRRPTDLILQHLIIANFLVIVSKGVTNTMAALWRTYFFTEVGCKLVFYVHRVGRGVSIGSTTLLSLFQFITISPPNSRWAGIKTKLPRWVGISSLFCWVLFILTNLVTPLHVTSKWISRNITTIKDLWYCNSVLRDEVTTSLASALLLLPDVLCLGLMLWASSSMVLILYRHKKRVQHLHMTPFPRCAPETRATQSILMLLSAFVSLYTLSCILHACLAAIKNPSLWLENVSVLSAAGFSTISPYILMSQESQVPCSCLAWLRKTPSLTWSWTR